From Pseudoalteromonas sp. Scap06:
ACAATAAAGGCGTTGGCTTAGGTTTAGGGGTGGTTAAACGTATGGCTGATTTATTGAGCCTGCCGATTGATGTGGTTTCATTACCTAATAAAGGCAGCCGATTTAGCATTGAAGTGCCTTATGGTGATGCGCAATTAGTACAGCAAAAACAATCCAGTCAAAATATAGTCGACAACCGCGCCGCGATAAATATTATTGCCGTTGACGACGACCCTGAAAACCTTGCAGCCATGGCTAGCCTATTAAAGCGCTGGCAGGCAAATTACACCCTATTCGATAAAGTGGACGCGGTGTTAACTTATGCAAAAGAACAGGGCGCACCTGATGTTATTTTAATGGACTATCAGTTAGGTAATGATTGGGATGGCATTACTTTAATTAAAGCGCTACGCGAGATTTGGCAAAGCGATATTCCGGCTATATTAATTACCGCAGTGCGAGACACTGAGCTAAAACAAATCACCAAAGCCGAAAATATTCATTATCTGAGTAAACCAGTAAAACCTGGTAAGCTTAAAGCACTGCTGAACCACAGCACTTAACGATTAATAAGAGCTTAAGCCCAGTAAGTACTGGGCTTGAACTTAACTATGAATGCGCTCTCTGAGTTTTTGGAATAACCAACTAAGCCCTACCAGCGACAACCCTAAACCAATGAAGGACAATGCTTTTAGAAGTCCCGTTAAATTTGCCATATCTATTAAAAACACCTTAACAATTACAGCGCCAAGAATACCTAAACCAACATTTTGCAGTAACCGTTGCTGCTTTAAATGCCCGGCTATCACTACCAGCGCGCCGAGTAATAACCAAATAACCGAATAGCTATATAGCTCGGCGTCACTGGTTGCTTTATCAAGATAAATGAAGCCACCTTGCCAATATTGACGGATCAAGCTGTTGATAGCTAACAGGGCTAATAAACCAGACACACCGAGTGTAATTTGACTCAATTTAGCATTTAACGGTTTAACTAAACTCGCTAACCATAACGCCAGCAGGCTCGGGACCAACCAAATTAAAAGTATCCAGTTAAATATTGGTGTTTCACCAACATAAAGACGCATTAATAACGGATTATCATCCAACGTTGTATTGATTAACAACAAGCCAGCTAACGCTGATAAAATAAAACCTGCAGTGCGATATAGCTTGCCCAGCTGCCCTGCACTTTGCGCGCGATATAAATAAACGCAGCCTAAAGCAAGCAAGTTACAACTGAGCAAAACTTGCTCATAAAAACTTAAAGAAAACAGCTGAGGGTAGTGCCCTACCAGTTGATAACTGGTTTCGGTTGTCACAAATAACGCTAAACAATGCAGTGCTGCTCCTTCAAGCCATATTTTTAGTTTTGAAGTATTAAAACATTTAGCCGCTGCAAAAAATAACCCAATACACAGCGGGTAAACAACTAAACTCCAATGCAAACCAAATATGCTTAGCTCATCATAACTAGGCGTCCACGGCGATAAGGTAAGGCGTAAAAGTAATGCCGCCACAAGGGCTTTTATTGGCCAGTGTGGCATAGCCACATTGTATTTTTTTATCAGTAAGCTCAGCAGTAATACTTGAACAGCCAGAGCAATGGTAAGGCCACTATCACTCAGTAACATCGTAATTGCTAAGGTAATATTGGCGTTTGCCCCCACCCAATAACTAAAGCGCTGCCATAAGGTTGTATTATTTTGCGTAAATTTAATTAACACGGCACTCATTAAACATAGCAATACCGCCCAAAGAGGGTAAGCGGTTGCTAAAGCCGTGTTTGGGATCATCGCATACAAAGTGCCAACTAATGCAAACATGCTTAATGAAGCAAGCAAATGAAAAGCTAATCGTTTTGGGTATTTATTACCAAAATAGAGTCCATAGCCACTTAGCCCCAGAGCAAGTAATAAGCCTAGCCCGTATTCGTTTTTAAAAATGAATAACGCGTCATTAAAGGCATAAGTTTGTTTAGCACTGACCACTAATAACAGTGCAATTAATAAAGAGACAGCCTGCCATGCATCCCAACGGCTATTTTTTAGCACTAAAAATAGTAACAAAGCGATGCTTAATAACGCCACGATTTGCCATTGTAAATTAAACACACTCAACAGCATGGCAATCATTAAAGGAGCAATAAAGGCCAGTAACAAACCGTGGTCTGGAAATAAATTAACTAACCGTTTAAAGCTGTGCGGGCGTACTTCAAGGGTGTTAAAGCCCAAGCCTAAGCGTGCAATAGCGATTAATCCTAAAATACTTAACAACGCAAAAGCGCCTATTAACCACACTGTGTCGTAGTTAAATAGAGTGAGTCCAACCAAGTACCAGCCAATATGCCCTACCCATAGTAAATACCACAGCCAAATACGCTTTACTTTATGTGCCACAACTGCTGCGGCAACACTCACAAGGGCAACATAAATAAGCAAAGAAAATAACTGCCCACTGCCCGTATTTACCCAAATAGGAACACTGTAAGCGCCTATAATGCCTATTACAGCAAGTAAAGGGCCTAACTTTATTGCCATTACACTAGCACACACAGCAATAACTGCTAAGCCAATAAATGCCCACTCAGCACTTAGCATGCTAAAGCTGTTATAAGCTAAAAACATTAAGGCAAAACAAGTCATAAAGCCGCCACTGGCAAGGGCTGCAGGAATGTAATTATTAAAGCCTTCAAAAACGATGCGTTTATAATGTAAATAATACGCTGCTGCGATTAAGCCAATGCCAAATAATCCACCGGCACTGAGCCTCATTGCAGGTGAAAGTAGCCCAGCCTCTAAACTGTATTTTGCTAAAAACACGCCACCTAAAGCCAAAGCAATAGCACCAATCCAGGTCATCCAATTTTTCTCGAAGCCTGCACGTAATTGTTTAAAAAGCAGTTCAATACTCGATGGTTTTTTAGTTATCGTTTTACGAGGTGGTGGAGGTTTAATGCTTACTGGTTTATTAACAGCAGCAGGAATATCTGAGCGGTTTAGAGGTATTGCGTTATCTACTTGAGGGTCAGCGGAGGATTTTTCATTTTTTGCTACATTTTGATTTGACTCAAACTGTAATAGTTTTAGTTTTAATACTGCAACCTCTTGTTTAAGGGTGTTCAATTGCACTAAGGCCACTAATCCACAAATAGCCCCTGCAACAATCGCAATAGATACAATAATTGCTAATCCGATTAACTCATCCATACAGTCCCTTTTTTACCTCGCAACAGAAGTCCCCAAAAATAGCACAAGCGAAATCTATTTTATAAAATTACTATGTTTAAGCAACCTCAAGGCGATCACGGCCTGCTTTTTTAGCTCGGTATAATGCCTGATCTGCACGTTTCATTACATTTTCAAAGCTCTGATCGCTACTACGGTGCGCAATACCGATACTAACCGTTAAAGAACGCTGATTTTGTACTGTAATAGTACGAGCAGTTTCTAGAATAGTCTGCGCAAAGTTAAGCACTTCATCAAGCTCATAACTAGGTAAGTAAGCGGCGAACTCCTCACCGCCTATGCGAGCAAAAATATTTTCATTTTTAAAAAGATGATTCACTTTATCTGCGAACTGTTTAAGCACCTGATCGCCCACATCATGGCCAAAATCGTCATTAATACGTTTGAAATGATCAAGATCTATGATTAAAACAGTGTAAGGATTATTAACAACCTCCTTCACATGCTGATAAAAACAGCGTCGGTTATACACTTTAGTTAAATCATCTATGATAAATTCTTGCGCTAACCGAGTGTGCATTCGCTGCATAAAGTGCATGGTTTTAAATAAACCATAAACAGTAATTAACATACCCAATGTGCGACATAAATCCTCTACGTAATTGCTTATCCAAAGAGGCTGATGTATTACTTCATCAAGCACATCGGCAGTAGATGCTACAATCCATAACATTAAACCGATACTGACATACACGTAGGCTTTTTTAGCTAATTGTGAACATTGCACCATAAAGAAAATTGTAAAAATAACCACTAAGTTAATAAAGTCAGTGGTAAAGCCGTAAAGATTTTGCTTGAAATCCAATAAAGGAAAGCGCATTAACGAAAAAATTGAAAAGCCAATAATAAATGCCAGCATAGCTAAAATTAACAGTTTGTTTAATCTGGTAATTTTTACAAAGCGGCTGAGCTTAAGGCTCACTTTTTCCGGATTCATCATAGGCTGTATTTAAACTTATTATTGTTGCTAAAAACTATACCATAAACTAAAACTGATTAATTTAAATTAATGTGCTAACACCCCAGCCAATCGCAACTAAAATAGTTAACCCAATCATGGTCTTAGTTTTGTGCTTGCTGATAATACGCTCAGCTTGATTGCCCGCATAATACACCACGATTGCCAAGCCGAAATAACGTATAGAGCGAGCAATAGCGCTTGCTAATAAAAACAGCGCCAGCGAATACTTAGTTGCGCCAGCGGCCAGCATCGCAATTTGAAACGGAATAGGCACGATACCTAGGCTTAACACAAACCAAAATCCTTGTGCCTGCATTTTTTGTTTTACGTTTTCAAACTGCTCAGGGCTTGAGAATGTGTTGATAACCCAATCGCCAATGATATCAAATAAGTAATAGCCTAAAGCATAGCCAAATAACGCACCTACAATACAGCCTAGTGTTGCCATTAGGGCAATTTGCCAAAGCTTTTCCCGTCGTGCTTGCATAAGTGGTACCAGCACTGCCTCGAGTGGAATGGGAACTATGGTGGATTCTAAAAATGAGGCAATAGTAATCCCACCCAGCATATTTTTAGACTCAATAAACTGACGTGTTTTTTGCTTGAGCTTTTTTTGTATAGCCATAAACGTCCTGTTAGCAATTAGGTAAGTGACTAAATCATCTCATAATAAGGTTAATGCTACCTGAAGAAATACAGTCAACATAGTAATCATTATAAGACTGCTTTATTATCTTTATATACCATTATACTTTTAAAATTTTCACAATATGCAAACTGCCCGCTACATTCCCTTTAGAAAACACGACATCATTACAATGTGCGCCAAAGAGCTTAATAAAGACCAACAAACTTCTTTTAAGCAGCTTTGTGAACTTTTAGCCAGCTTAATTCACTTTCATTACCATGGCACACTTGAGTCATTAAAAAATAATTACGCGCCTTTTGATCCAAATAGCGATACTCGTTTGATAAACAGCGTGACTGATGAACAAAAAGCGCAGTGCCAACGTGATTTTGCTAAAGATTTTGCCAAAGTTCTAAACGCGGCTAATTTTGAAGTGATCACCCATCAAGACCTACAAGATGCACTAAACGAAGAATCACTATTTAAAGTGCGCCTTGAGGTAGAGTTTGAGGATTTTGAAGAAGTGGTTTTTTATCGCCGTGGCGAGTCGCAACTCACCGAAACCATAACCAGTTTTTGGGGGTTACGTAAAAAGCCACTGCATTTTACCAACTACGATCGCGTAGCAGTATTTATCCGTTTTAAAGACAAATCCTATTTTGAATCAAAAAATAAACTACCTATGGGGTTTGAGCCCAGCTCAACCATAGTAAAACTATTTCAAAATGTGCCAAAAGCTGACTTAGAAATGCTATTTCCTAATAGCGAAGTACGCATGCGCCCTATTGATAAAGTGATTATTGGCTCATCGGCACTTATTGGCGGTGCGGTAGTATTAGTTACCAAACTGGGCGCCTCATTACTTTTACTGTTTGCTTTGTTTACATTTTGGGGAGGGTTTAGTGATAAAGCCGTTACCATGACTCAGCAGCACTTTATTACGTTAGCCATTGGTATTGGAGTATTTGGCAGTTTTGTGTTTAAAGAGTGGAGTAAATTTAAAAACCGTAAAATTAAATTTATGAAAGCACTGAGCGATAATCTTTACTTTAAAAACCTTGATAACAACGCCGGTGTTTTTCATACCCTTATAGACGCCGCCGAAGAAGAAGACATAAAAGAAGCTCTGCTTGCCTATACATTTTTACTAAAATCAGAAAGTGGCTTAAGCGCACAAATGCTTGATGAGCAGATAGAGACGTGGTTTAAAACAAAGTATAAATGCGAGCTAGATTTTGAAATTAGCGATGCGCTTGAAAAGCTTAAACGCATGCATTTAGTAACTTGCACAAACACCCTATATAACGCGATAAATCTAGAGCACGCAAAAGCCATATTAGATGAGCGCTGGGATAACCTATTTCAATATAACTAAGCAACTCCTTACTTAACAAAAAAGCAGCTGACACTTCAGCTGCTTTTTACGTTATTACCTAATTTAGGCTGTTTGCTGCTTTTCAAATTTTGCATGCACTAATTTATAAAGTGCTGGTAAAATTAACAACGTGAGCAAAGTGGATGACATAATTCCACCTACCACCACGGTTGCCAAAGGCCGTTGTATTTCAGCGCCGGTACCGGTATTTAGCGCCATAGGAATAAACCCTAAACTAGCCACAAGCGCGGTCATTAGCACTGGGCGTAATCGCTGTAATGCCCCGCTATGTATTGCATGGTATAAGCTTAATCCCTCATTTCGTAACTGCTTAATAAACGACAGCATCACCACACCGTTTAATACCGCAACCCCACTTAGAGCAATAAATCCCACACCCGCTGAAATAGAAAGCGGCATATCTCGTAGCAATAATGCTAATACCCCACCGGTTAGTGCCAGTGGTACGCCACTGAATATAATCAGTGAATCACGCAGCGAGCCAAAGGCACTATAAAGTAAGCCAAAAATAAGCAATAAAGTCACAGGCACTACCAACGACAAACGCTTACTCGCCGATTGTAATTGCTCAAACGTACCGCCGTATTCAAGCCAATAACCACTGGGTAGGTTAAGTTGTGCGTTCATAGTCGCTTGGGCATCGCTTACAAAGCTGGCTAAATCGCGTCCTGTTACATTCGCTGTTATTACCACATTGCGCTTGCCGCTTTCGCGATTTATTTGATTAGGGCCTTTTTCAATACTGATTGTAGCCACTTCTCCAAGCGGTACAAATGCAAGCTCAGGGTTACTACTTTTAGGTAACGCAATAGGTAAACGCGCAAGCGCAGAGACATCATCAGACCAACGCTTATCTAAGCGTACTAATAACGAAAAGCGCTTATCACCCTCATAAATTAGCCCTGTTTGCACCCCACCAACAGCAGCGGCAAGGGTTTGTTGAATGTCGTTTACGGTTAATCCTAATAGCGCCATATGGTCTCGCATTGGGGTAACAGAAAGTGTGGGCAAGCCCTCCATTTGCTCTAAACGAACATCAGTAGCACCGGTAATATTTCGCATTAAACCAGTGGCTTTTTCGCCAAACTGTTTAAGTATGGCTAAATCGTCACCGTAAATACGCAGCGCTACATCGGCACGCACACCGGCAATTAACTCATTAAAGCGCATTTCTATAGGCTGGGTAAATTCATAGTTATTACCCGGTACCTCATTCACACGATGACGAATTTGCTGCACTAACGCGTCTTTACTTAGTGACGGATCAGGCCATTGCTCACGCGGCTTTAACATTAAAAAAGTGTCGGCAACGTTAGGTGGCATAGGATCGCTGGCGACATCTGCTGTGCCAATCTTTGAAAATACGTTCGCAATTTCAGGCTGCTCTAATAAAGCCTGCTCCAACTGCTTTTGCATTTGCACCGATTGTTCAATACCGGTGCCAGTAATACGCAACGCATGCATTGCAATGTCACCTTCATCTAGCTGCGGTAAGAATTCGGCGCCCATATTTTTAACTTTAAAGCCAAGCACTAATACCAAAACAGTGGCAATACTCACCATCAGCCACGGTAATTTAAGCGATAAGTTAAGCAGTGGCTTGTAGATTTTTTTAACGCCACGCATTACTGCGTTTTCGCTTTCATCTACTTTACCACGCACAAATACGGCAATAGCCGCTGGCACAAAGGTGACAGCAAAAATAAGTGCACCTATTAACGCGGCAACCACGGTAAACGCCATAGGCTGAAACATTTTGCCCTCAACACCACTGAGCGCAAATAGCGGTAAATACACCAACATAATAATTAAAATACCAAATACTGCGGGGCTAAACACTTCTTTGGTGGCTGAAGTTACAACCTCTAAACGCTCACTGAGCGTAAGTAAGCGGCCATGTTTATGTTGAGCCATCCCTAATTGACGAAGGCAGTTTTCAACCACAATCACCGCGCCATCAACAATTAATCCAAAATCGATTGCACCTAAGCTCATTAAGTTACCCGAGACTCGATTGCCCACCATGCCTGTAATAGCAAATAGCATACTCAGCGGAATAACCATGGCGGTAATAAGCGCACCAGTGATATTCCCAAGCAATAACAACAGAATGACGATAACCAATACCGCACCTTCAAACAGGTTTTTTTGTACTGTGGCGATGGTTTTATCAACCAGATTGGTGCGGTCATAAACAGGCTCAATAATAACCCCTGCAGGTAAACTTTTTTGTACTTGTATAAGCTTATCAGCCATGGCTTTGGCAACCACACGGCTATTTTCACCAATTAGCATCATCGCCGTGCCTAATACGGTTTCCTCGCCATTATAGGTAGCCGCGCCAGTTCTGAGCTCTTTTCCTAAGTATACATTTGCCACGTCCTTAATTCGCACAGGAGCATCATCACGCTTAGCAATAACGGTGTTTGCTATATCCGCTAATGTTTTTAATTGCCCAGGGGAGCGCACTAAATATTGGCCGTCAAAGCGCTCTATATAACCGGCTCCGCGATTGCTGTTATTAAGCTCAAGTGCACTGATAACATCGTTGATTGTTAGCTTATAAGCGATGAGCTTTTCTGGTATGGGCGCAACTTGGTACTGGCGCTCAAAGCCACCTTGGCTGTTTATTTCGGTTACGCCTTTTACTTTTAAAAGCTGCGGACGAATAACCCAGTCTTGTAAAGTACGTAAATCTTCGGCGCTGTAAGGCATACCATCACTTTTTAACGCATTGGGTTTTGCATGCACGCTATAGGTAAATATTTCACCTAAACCACTGGCAATAGGTCCAAGGTTTGGCTCAACATTATTAGGTAAATCGGCGCGAATACTTTGAATACGCTCTCCAATTTGTTGACGCGCCCAATAAATATCGGTGCCTTCATCAAAAATAATGGTTACTTGAGAAAGCCCATAGCGAGAAAGCGAACGGGTATAATCAAGCTTAGGAATACCCGCCATCGCTGTTTCGACTAAGTAAGTGATACGCTGCTCAACTTCAAGCGGCGTAAAACCAGGCGCTTTAGAGTTAATTTGCACTTGTACATTGGTAATATCGGGTACAGCATCTACCGCTAAGTTTTGGATGTTATACACACCAAACCCAGCAAATAAAAATGTCAGTGCCAGTACCATCATGCGGCGTTTAACCGCAAAAGAAACAATCCAGTTAATCATGGTACCTCCTAGTGAGCGTGACTTGCGCCGCTTTTTAAAATATCGGCTTTGATCACATAGCTATTGGTTGTGACGTACTCGCTACCTGGGCTTAAACCCGCAATGACTTCTACCCACTCGCTACTTTTTGCGCCTAAAGTAACAGGGCGCACTTCAAACACACTATCTTTACGCACAAACACACTCGCCATACCGTTAAACTCCTGAATAGCCTCAGGCTTTACACGCACGTTAGCATTAACCTTATCGATACTGACATCACTATTAACATGCATACCTGGACGCCAATGACCATCAGGGTTATTAAGCTCAATACGAGCACGTGCAATATGCCCGCCAGTCATCATAGGTGCTATAAAAAACACCTTACCTTGGGCATTTAAATGATGATGTAAATCGTACACGACAGCGCTTTGACCAATGGCTAGGTTTTCAATATTTTCAGGAAAGGCTGAGAGCTCAACCCATACTTTATCAAGGTTCACGACTTGCATTAGCGCACGAGTACTTGCCAGTTCGCCACGCTTTAAATATTGTTCGGTTACCACACCGCTAATAGGGCTTTTAATGCTGTAGTTTTGCAAAGTTTCGCGATTGGTGACGCTGGCCAGTACATCGCCTTTTTGAACGTTTTGACCAATACTGACAAAAATATCGCTGATCAATCCGGTATATGGCGCCATAATTTCTACTGTGCCATGCTGTGTAGGTGTAATAACACCGAACAGCGTGTCGGAAATATCAACCTCGCCGCTTTGTGCTATCTCCGTTTTAATGCCCGCGCCTTTAATTGCTCGCTCGCTCAGCACAGTTTGGCCTTCGTGCTGAGAGTACTCAAAGCTGACGCGTTCACCTTTATAATTAGCAGTAATTAAAAGCTCAAACGAATGTGGCTCATTTATAGGTTGCGTGCTAACAAGGTACTCATTCTCACGGGTAAACTGTATTTTTTGCGGCGTTTCTACTAAGCGTTTTAAGTTTATTTCTATACTTAAATCGTTCACATCTACCGGCTGTTTTTGCTCATAACCATATACGCGCAGCTCAACTTTACCTGCCAATTCTTGCAGCTTTAACTCAAGAGTGAGCTTTTCGTTGGTTAATAAAAAGCCGCCGTGTGGACCTTGTTTTTGGGTTTGCTCTGTTTGGTCATGCTCTGCTGAGGCAAATACATATGTGCTTGTTAAGCTAGCTACAAACGAGAGAAATACTAATAATGCGATAAAAGTGTTGTTCATGATTGAAAAGTCTCAGTTAAAGATTGGCCAGTTAAACGCTCAAGTGCGAGATGGGTCTGATATAACGCTGCATATGTATTAATCAACGCGCGTTTAGAGTCAAAAAGGGCTTGTTGAGCATCGAGCAATTGCAACACCGAAATTTGTCCGCGTTGATAGCTTTTTAAACTTTGCTCAATGAGTGTTTGGGCTTGGGGAATAACTTGCCCAGATAACAACTGTGCCTGTAACATCTTACCTTGGTAATAGGCATACAAAGTACGAACTTGCTGACGTAATTGAACCCGTAACTGTCCTTGCTGCTCACGTAACAATGCTAACTGACTGTTAGCTGCTTCAATATTACCGCTATTTGAGTTACTCAATTGCAATGGCATTGAAAACGAAAACAGCAACGAACTGGTATTGTTTTGCTGGTTGTAGCTCACGCCTGCACCTATATT
This genomic window contains:
- a CDS encoding efflux RND transporter periplasmic adaptor subunit — its product is MNNTFIALLVFLSFVASLTSTYVFASAEHDQTEQTQKQGPHGGFLLTNEKLTLELKLQELAGKVELRVYGYEQKQPVDVNDLSIEINLKRLVETPQKIQFTRENEYLVSTQPINEPHSFELLITANYKGERVSFEYSQHEGQTVLSERAIKGAGIKTEIAQSGEVDISDTLFGVITPTQHGTVEIMAPYTGLISDIFVSIGQNVQKGDVLASVTNRETLQNYSIKSPISGVVTEQYLKRGELASTRALMQVVNLDKVWVELSAFPENIENLAIGQSAVVYDLHHHLNAQGKVFFIAPMMTGGHIARARIELNNPDGHWRPGMHVNSDVSIDKVNANVRVKPEAIQEFNGMASVFVRKDSVFEVRPVTLGAKSSEWVEVIAGLSPGSEYVTTNSYVIKADILKSGASHAH
- a CDS encoding YqaA family protein; amino-acid sequence: MAIQKKLKQKTRQFIESKNMLGGITIASFLESTIVPIPLEAVLVPLMQARREKLWQIALMATLGCIVGALFGYALGYYLFDIIGDWVINTFSSPEQFENVKQKMQAQGFWFVLSLGIVPIPFQIAMLAAGATKYSLALFLLASAIARSIRYFGLAIVVYYAGNQAERIISKHKTKTMIGLTILVAIGWGVSTLI
- a CDS encoding DUF2339 domain-containing protein, encoding MDELIGLAIIVSIAIVAGAICGLVALVQLNTLKQEVAVLKLKLLQFESNQNVAKNEKSSADPQVDNAIPLNRSDIPAAVNKPVSIKPPPPRKTITKKPSSIELLFKQLRAGFEKNWMTWIGAIALALGGVFLAKYSLEAGLLSPAMRLSAGGLFGIGLIAAAYYLHYKRIVFEGFNNYIPAALASGGFMTCFALMFLAYNSFSMLSAEWAFIGLAVIAVCASVMAIKLGPLLAVIGIIGAYSVPIWVNTGSGQLFSLLIYVALVSVAAAVVAHKVKRIWLWYLLWVGHIGWYLVGLTLFNYDTVWLIGAFALLSILGLIAIARLGLGFNTLEVRPHSFKRLVNLFPDHGLLLAFIAPLMIAMLLSVFNLQWQIVALLSIALLLFLVLKNSRWDAWQAVSLLIALLLVVSAKQTYAFNDALFIFKNEYGLGLLLALGLSGYGLYFGNKYPKRLAFHLLASLSMFALVGTLYAMIPNTALATAYPLWAVLLCLMSAVLIKFTQNNTTLWQRFSYWVGANANITLAITMLLSDSGLTIALAVQVLLLSLLIKKYNVAMPHWPIKALVAALLLRLTLSPWTPSYDELSIFGLHWSLVVYPLCIGLFFAAAKCFNTSKLKIWLEGAALHCLALFVTTETSYQLVGHYPQLFSLSFYEQVLLSCNLLALGCVYLYRAQSAGQLGKLYRTAGFILSALAGLLLINTTLDDNPLLMRLYVGETPIFNWILLIWLVPSLLALWLASLVKPLNAKLSQITLGVSGLLALLAINSLIRQYWQGGFIYLDKATSDAELYSYSVIWLLLGALVVIAGHLKQQRLLQNVGLGILGAVIVKVFLIDMANLTGLLKALSFIGLGLSLVGLSWLFQKLRERIHS
- a CDS encoding TMEM143 family protein; translated protein: MQTARYIPFRKHDIITMCAKELNKDQQTSFKQLCELLASLIHFHYHGTLESLKNNYAPFDPNSDTRLINSVTDEQKAQCQRDFAKDFAKVLNAANFEVITHQDLQDALNEESLFKVRLEVEFEDFEEVVFYRRGESQLTETITSFWGLRKKPLHFTNYDRVAVFIRFKDKSYFESKNKLPMGFEPSSTIVKLFQNVPKADLEMLFPNSEVRMRPIDKVIIGSSALIGGAVVLVTKLGASLLLLFALFTFWGGFSDKAVTMTQQHFITLAIGIGVFGSFVFKEWSKFKNRKIKFMKALSDNLYFKNLDNNAGVFHTLIDAAEEEDIKEALLAYTFLLKSESGLSAQMLDEQIETWFKTKYKCELDFEISDALEKLKRMHLVTCTNTLYNAINLEHAKAILDERWDNLFQYN
- a CDS encoding efflux RND transporter permease subunit, with amino-acid sequence MINWIVSFAVKRRMMVLALTFLFAGFGVYNIQNLAVDAVPDITNVQVQINSKAPGFTPLEVEQRITYLVETAMAGIPKLDYTRSLSRYGLSQVTIIFDEGTDIYWARQQIGERIQSIRADLPNNVEPNLGPIASGLGEIFTYSVHAKPNALKSDGMPYSAEDLRTLQDWVIRPQLLKVKGVTEINSQGGFERQYQVAPIPEKLIAYKLTINDVISALELNNSNRGAGYIERFDGQYLVRSPGQLKTLADIANTVIAKRDDAPVRIKDVANVYLGKELRTGAATYNGEETVLGTAMMLIGENSRVVAKAMADKLIQVQKSLPAGVIIEPVYDRTNLVDKTIATVQKNLFEGAVLVIVILLLLLGNITGALITAMVIPLSMLFAITGMVGNRVSGNLMSLGAIDFGLIVDGAVIVVENCLRQLGMAQHKHGRLLTLSERLEVVTSATKEVFSPAVFGILIIMLVYLPLFALSGVEGKMFQPMAFTVVAALIGALIFAVTFVPAAIAVFVRGKVDESENAVMRGVKKIYKPLLNLSLKLPWLMVSIATVLVLVLGFKVKNMGAEFLPQLDEGDIAMHALRITGTGIEQSVQMQKQLEQALLEQPEIANVFSKIGTADVASDPMPPNVADTFLMLKPREQWPDPSLSKDALVQQIRHRVNEVPGNNYEFTQPIEMRFNELIAGVRADVALRIYGDDLAILKQFGEKATGLMRNITGATDVRLEQMEGLPTLSVTPMRDHMALLGLTVNDIQQTLAAAVGGVQTGLIYEGDKRFSLLVRLDKRWSDDVSALARLPIALPKSSNPELAFVPLGEVATISIEKGPNQINRESGKRNVVITANVTGRDLASFVSDAQATMNAQLNLPSGYWLEYGGTFEQLQSASKRLSLVVPVTLLLIFGLLYSAFGSLRDSLIIFSGVPLALTGGVLALLLRDMPLSISAGVGFIALSGVAVLNGVVMLSFIKQLRNEGLSLYHAIHSGALQRLRPVLMTALVASLGFIPMALNTGTGAEIQRPLATVVVGGIMSSTLLTLLILPALYKLVHAKFEKQQTA
- a CDS encoding GGDEF domain-containing protein, translating into MNPEKVSLKLSRFVKITRLNKLLILAMLAFIIGFSIFSLMRFPLLDFKQNLYGFTTDFINLVVIFTIFFMVQCSQLAKKAYVYVSIGLMLWIVASTADVLDEVIHQPLWISNYVEDLCRTLGMLITVYGLFKTMHFMQRMHTRLAQEFIIDDLTKVYNRRCFYQHVKEVVNNPYTVLIIDLDHFKRINDDFGHDVGDQVLKQFADKVNHLFKNENIFARIGGEEFAAYLPSYELDEVLNFAQTILETARTITVQNQRSLTVSIGIAHRSSDQSFENVMKRADQALYRAKKAGRDRLEVA